The DNA window CGGCACTCTGCGTTTGTAAGTAGTTTAAGCCACATTCTCACCACACGGGGGCagtgtgatttaaatgtttcaaatgtctgttttctgatgtttcacAACTTCAGGGATGCAGAATCACAAACCATGGATTCTGTCAGGATTATTgacttaatgtttttttaatttcatgtgcAGCAGAAGCAGAATGTTGTGAAAAGCCTCATGGAAATGATGGATTATAAGAGATTTTAGTTGCCAGAAGTGCACTCAGCCTGAGCTCAGTGAGAGGCTGCTGCAGGCAGAATAAAGCCACGATGACCATTTGgtgacttttcctttaagacATTATGAAGTTGTGAAGGACTCTTGAGGAAAGTTAGTCACTGTATCAGAAAGACAGAAGCAGAATTGCTTGTTGTTGTCTGTAATTTGATGGTTTGAGTTGCTTGTTTCCGCAGTTTGCTGATGCTGAGGCCTACTTTGCACCCTGCACCACTGACACCACTGTCAACAACTGTTTGGTACGTAGTTTAATCACAGAAACAATAACAGCTCATGTtcaggaagttttttttaaaagtttttattgtttgctcGTGTCAGCAGTTGAGGGACCCAATTATGTAAATGCTGTTGAAGAAAAGACCGTAACCGTCTTACACAAATACTGTGAGAAATTAAATTCTGGGGTTGGTTTACAAAATGTATACAACAAtctaatttaattttgtttacttagttttttgtctctttttgtggTAAATAAGTTACACACAAGTAAGTgtggagagctggagagagcgAGAGTCTGCAACTATAACTTCACAGGAGTgtacaaaaagaacaatttcACTCgatgaaacagtgaaaagtCAACCAGCTGAACTGATAAAGAAATCTGCACCGTTATTCACACTTATTCACAGTATCAAATGTGTATTATAAGAGTGTTTTTCAATGTATTAATACAACAGTAAGCTTCAAAACTCCCTTACTATACATGCTTAACTTTCTCTTTCCTGTGCAGAGTGAACCGCTGTACGTCCCAGTGAAGTTCCAGGACGTTCCTGCAGAGCATTCAAACTGTTTAATGGGAGACTGTGAATCTTGTAAGTAGACAGAATGATGCATTAAGATGGAATACATGTCGTTACTTCCTGTCATTGtacaaaaatgaagccaaaaaatATCCTGGAGGTGAGCGCTGACATCTTAagggacattttcattttcattttgagtaCTTTCAGGGAAATTTCTGCTTTTCTGCAGACTTTTCCAAAGGAAATTACCCACAGTTCATAGCATTGTAACATTAAACACCTAACTATGGTAACTGTGGGTTAAAAGAAATTCAGTAGTAATCTGTATTCTTTCATTATTCTATATATGCAATGTTTTTTATGCTCAAAGGTAAATGTTATATATCGTTACACCACATCTGACGTCCTCTGTAGAACTGGTTCTCTACTTAAATCACTCAgtttattaaacattaaaaagtaatacGCTAATGAAACAAtatggagatttttttccctgaaaCCTCTGACATTTAAACCAATTTAAACCAACTtagcagtaaaaataaacacttgaaaaaaagaCCTGAGATGACAGAAACGATATTTCTCTTCTGCTAACAGAAGGAGGATTTGTGACCTTGTGATTTGTGAGTTGTCATCCATCTTTATCTACAGTCACTTGTAAACAgttgatgttgtttgtgtttttaaaaaataacctgtcaacattgtttttctcctcctggAGTTctgaatttatgtttttaaactgataTGTGATTGATAACCGCCATTAATTTAGTCATCGTCAGTGTGAGCTATCAAAAAAAATAGTTGTTGTTTAGAGTCGCATGAAAGCGCCACAATatttaacataaacatttttagaCTCTCAaactgagctgtttgttttctctcatcacattcttttcacattcagtcataataaaaccaaaactctTTGCAGAAGGACGTCAGTCTCATCTGTCTCGGCTGTTATTTTGCGGAGCggtgaaaaacatctgaatagTCTTTTGTCGTTTTGATTCTCGCAAGAGCAGTTCAGGAAAAACTGACCTCAATTTCAAGTCCAGGGCCACACAGGAAAGCTTCCGAGGCAGATTACTGGGGTTTGTcgggtttgttttgtgtttttagcacTTGTGTTTGAAACAACATCATCTGGCATTAGCACCTGATGAGGAGGATATTTCGCTTATTAAGATAAAATTGCCTTGCTGCAAAATACAAATGGAGCCTggaaatttgttgtttttttttccccatttgaataaaacctgtttttcctttccctcctctctccatttgTACCTCCCTGCAGCTTCCAAAAAGCAGCGGGTGCGTTTTAGTAATATCATGGAGGTGCGTCAGCTGCCCTCCACTCAGGCCCTGGAGGCCAAACTGTCCCGCATGTCCTACCCTGCTGCCAAGGACCACGAGGCCATGCTGCGCACGGTGGGCAAGCTCACCATCACTGATGTGGCTAAaatcagcttcttcttctgctttgtgGTGAGTAAAAGTCAGCAGGAATTCCGGCTTTTCATACCGCATCTCCGCATCAAATCATAGACAAGATGttgatgtttaaaacatgagATGTGAATAATACTCAGTTTGGTTTCAGAGGGCAGAAGATGGCCTCAAGCCACAGCCTCGAAACATATCAAAAGTGATGAACGTCCAGCAAATCGTCACCTGaatctccatcttctctctttgtttagCTGTCTGGCTGCAACTTCACCGTTTCGGTTCAGTCTCAGCACTCTAATAGACTCGTTTTCGGTCACGGCGGgaagctgttctcagtgaaAAAGCTCTAAAACGAAACACTGCCTCCACAGCAGACGGACACAGTTAGAGACTAAGTGGTCAACacagtggaacatttagcagctgaggaaccacatatttattttggttCCTCAGCAGACTGAAAAGAAAGATAGAGGAGCTAAGCAAACTTCTTAAAGCATCATTAATAACAGACAGTTTTCATTCCTTTTGTGGTTTGTGCTGGTCAGCTGGTGAACATGTGTTTTGCTGGTActaaaaagaagcaaaaaaaaaaaaaacaggttctTCTGACACATATGAATTATGTAATCAGGCAGAAAGTGAAGGTTTATGAGCGCCAACACTGCGAGTCATTAATCACGGAGCTTTTCATGTGATGAACTGCTTTTAATTTGTTACTCATCGTCTCCgagaagcagaaaaaatataaaaactacTGGGAAATATAAAAGCCGAGTGTTTGATGCTGTTCTTAAACTGCTCACTTTAAGGCTTTAAAGAGTTGGAGAATTATTTTACTACTAGGTCTGAAAATACATTACTCGTAgcttttttcctgctgtttttcatcatgcaaagctgatttaaaacatcttaaaacatTAGATAAGTTAGATGTTGTTTAGGAAAAGGGCTGTTGTATCGtcaggtgacatcatcatcatcatcacgccTCCGTTTCTCTTCCAGTGGTTCCTGGCTAACTTGTCCTATCAGGAAGCTTTATCCGACACACAGGTCGCCATCGTCAACATCCTGTCATCCACCTCaggtgactctctctctctctgttaaaaccaggttgttgttgttatctaCATGAGTCTTGGTTTGAACAGATGTttatttaaagggatagttcaggttTTTGAAGTGGAGTTGTGTGAGGTTTTTATCCGTAGTCATTGTGTTGCCATCAGTAAACGGCAGTTATCATGCGTCCCCTTCGAAGAAGCAGACTGGAGAACCGAAACTAGACAATGTGCTGCTGTGAACTTTGCTGTCAGACGGCCCTTTCCAACAGAAACTGAGTCATTCTATGCTCTTTAAAAACCTGCCAGACtccttttacaaaaacaataattttacCTTGCAGAACAAGGAAAGTTGCTGGTATACTGCTACATTATGCTACTCCTGCCATCTGATGTTACCTTACTTTCTGTTACCTTATCTTGCATATTACCTTTTGTTCCGTTGTGTTACGGGAGTTGCTTGTCTACTGGTGCCTGGATTGGCTAGTTTGTTTGGGTACTGCTTGGGTTTTAAAAGGTTTGTTTGGAgtcaaacaatgaaatgaaaataattaaccGACTGGCTTTGGAGAGAGTGTTAAAATTGCTTCTGTTTACCATCGTAAACGCCTGTTTGACAACAAGGAAAAGCTGTTAAAATCTTCTAAATATATCAAACACTTAAACTGATAACGGTTGTGTGAGGTGGGCCTTCTCTTAGTACTCCTGTGCTATAGGTATTACCGGTACTCAAACTGTGGATAAGTGCCTCATACAACCTCActtcaaaacacaaactatccctttagcTTAAAGAGAAGTTGACCTGCTGATTCTTGTGGTCTGATTCTTTCGTTTCTCCCTCTTCAGGCCTGTTCACGCTCATCTTAGCAGCCATTTTTCCCAGCAACAGCACCGACCGCTTCACCTTATCCAAACTCTTAGCTGTGGCTCTGAGGTAAGAGTTAAAGAAAGTGTTGTTTGCAGTAGAGAAGGGCGTGTTGGGAAGTTTCAGCTTGAGTGTATATATTGTTAAATGTTATTTGTGTCTGCCTAATGTGTTTCTATCCTTTACGGTCTTTATTTCTCGTCTACCTACTTGGGAGAAGTTGTCCGTAGTTGAAATTGAAGTGATTATGATGAGCAGTCGGTGTATCCGCTGTGAGATTTCCTCCTCTGAAAGCTCCAGCGGTGTATTAAAGCTGATCACAGTCTGAACCCAGACAATGTAATTTTCTCAAAGTAATTTTCTCCTCTCGAATATGATATGATAAGTATCcaaacagtgtaaacacaaagcAGCTACCGTGATTATACTCCGTGACTTCAAAGTAATAAGGTTCATTCTTTCGTCTGCttacaacacagggttgtacaAAGAAATGGGTTTAAAATCACGTAATGACGTCTGTGTTCGAGGGGCGATAAATGTTCTGTGTTGCTACATTTGCGGCTGATTTACACTAATGTGTCTGAACAATTACAGGCCGGATTATAAGAAAATCTTGTGTGAATATTCTACCGAGCTGGAGTATATGAACGCTGAAGGGGGTCTTTGCAATGATTTAGATctcattttaaattgtaaagtTGACAAATTGTCCTGTTCACCGCTTCACCCGGTCGCTCTCTTGTTCAGCATGGGAGGCGTCGCCCTCGTCAGCTTCTCCAGCATGGACAACCCTGACGGGAAAGGCGTCATAGGTAAACACGGAGGCAGTGATCAGTGAAAATTGTACTTTACCTTCTTGCCTAACGGTGTTGAATTAATACAGTTTTAAACCTTCGTCCCGAATGTAAttgaactttttaaattttaatgaaGGTTCTCTGTGGTCGCTGGCCGGCGCGGTGCTGTACGCCGTCTACATCGTAATGATCAAGAGACGAGTGGATCGGGAGGATAAGCTTGACATTCCCATGTTCTTTGGTGAGGAAATGCTCAGTATACGTGTTACGTCAGTCATTAATAATATTGGTAGCGATGTTAGCGTGTCTGTGTATTAAAACACTCCCTGCCGGGGCTGACAGAAGGTGTGTTCGGAGCTGAAGCTTGTGTCTCTCTCAGGGTTTGTGGGTCtgttcaacctgctgctgctgtggccgGGCTTCCTGCTGCTCCATTACACCGGCTTCGAGGCCTTCGAGCTTCCCAGCCAGCTGGTGTGGACGTACATCCTCATTAACGGCCTCATCGGAACCGTCCTCTCGGAGTTCCTCTGGCTCTGGTGAGCACCCGACCCGTAATTTATTCTCAGGTCGCAGTTCTGGCATCAAGATTTTTGCACGAGGACGCTGTTTTTCATGCTTATAGTTGAGTAGTTTTTCCACACTGAAACTCACTCTGATGGATTTAAACGGATCAAATCTAAACGATCCTCAGTTTCATGTACGTAGGTGTTAATTCAGTACCTGGTGACGCTGGTTTCTGTCCGCAGGGGCTGTTTCCTCACATCATCTCTAATCGGGACTCTGGCGTTGAGCCTCACCATCCCGCTCTCCATCATGGCAGATATTTGCATGCAGAAGGTAAATTCCCCACTCCTGGTGTTTTGAAAAAGGATAATATTGTAATAATATAGATAACATTTCATTATGTTATGGTATATCTGGGTATTCTACATCACTGTATGTATGGTTTGGTACATAAGGGTAcgtatttttatgttattttgcagATAATTTAAGGATTTGAAGCAATCATATCACAATAACCAAAATAACACTAATGTGAGCACTGGTTAACATCTCTATTTGTTCAATACTTTGTGTGGAAATGTTAATAAATTAAATTTGCATTGAATTGGGAAGTTTAATACATACTGTAGATCTATAAATGCCTGAACAACTGAACCTGACGATGGTTACGTGACAGTAACTTATTTTCCTCCGTGTGTGCTGACAGGTCCGTTTCTCGTGGCTGTTCTTTGCCGGGGCGGTTcccgtcttcctctccttcttcatcGCCGCGCTCTTATGTCACTACAACAACTGGGATCCCGTCCTGGTGGGGCTGAGGAGAGTTTACGTCTTCATATGCAGGAAACAGCGTATTCACAGGTAAAAACACTTACAGGTGAAATGACGCCCTGTGATGGACCATTTGGTGGTTTTCAactcagaaaatgtgttttttagatGAATTTCTTGCTTTTCAGTGTACAAATGACACTTAACTTGTTGGAGCTACTGAATGTAATCCTGCAGAGATGATACTGTAAGGCAAGGTTACACAAGCAGGTGTCACTGTGAAAGCTTTGTAGTCGATTGAAAGACGCTCAAACAACGGAGATTTGACGATGTAGTTAATATTTCCTGTGTTGTGTATGAATCTGTCGTGCTCTGCTGTCTTTAAGAACCATTGTTCCACTGTTTTTAAGTATGAATTTCacttgtgaatgtgtttaaatgcccatttttaatgacaattgGCTTGAAAATCATATTATGCTGCATTTTATTTCCAgaacaaaaccatttttttcatttttgtacacAAGGTGCTTAGTTGGCGagagagaagtaaaaaaaaaaaaagggagataaTAATCACCTCTCAGGAAATGCAGATGCAAAACAGTGTGCAGTTGTACGGTAATTAATCCGAGTAAAGTCCAGCCAAAAGCATCTGTTTCCACCTCTAAATGAGCCGTAAACATGTTCGATATGGACAGTGGACATCTGGGATGATTTCACAATGACGCCaaagtgtttcctttttttttttgtaaatcatcAGTAAAATGTTCCCAGTAACTCATCGAGTTGTACGACCTCCTCAGACCAACAGGGAGTGTTTGTCAGTCAAGGTGGTGAAGTTTtcagtctctgcagctgcattttattctttatttagttAAACGGGATAATATGTTATTAGGCTGTTTAAGGCCCGAGGCGTGCTAAAACACTGGCACACAGGATGTGGATCTGTCTCATCGGACTAATGCGGTGACTGCATCCTCACCGCAGGACTCATTTCCAGGTGCCTCTCGTCTCTCAGACAGGTTGTTTTTCTCCAGCCGCCCCAGTAGCATCAAAAGTGGTTTCTATGGCATTTGTGACGCAACTGCAAAGACCGTGTAAACAGACGCACATGCTTAATGGGCGAAAATGCTTCTTCTGCGAGTTCCATGTGTTAAAGGCAAATGGAAGTGTcttctgaacaaacacacacacacacacacacacacagccggcAGCAGAATAAGTTAGTTTACACTGAGCCGGTCCAGTCTTTTGAAGAAAGTCGAAGCTTTTAAAGTTTGAAGTAGACGATGAGCTGCGATTCTATTGTAATGTGACGTGTGGCTGAATATTAAGAATGAGTCGACCTTGactccctgacacacacacacacacacacacacacacacacacacacacacacacacacacttcagtctcttttcttctctgacaTTCTCACAAGGACAATAGTCTCAATTTGTGGCTCGCAGACGCTCTAACTTAAGTCTGTAATCAGATTTACATGCTCGACTGACTCTCTCCTCCGCGGTGGTAACGCTCTCCATTCTTCTGCGAGTGCTTGTTCCCCCGTTTTGCCGAGGGATGATTATAATAATGACGGTTGTCAGGATGATGTCTGTGATGATGATTGACAGCCGGCTCGCTCCTCCCGCCCACAGACTGCCAGAAGACAGCGAGCAGTGCGAAAGCCTCATTCCTCTCCACGCCGTCTCCCCCCACGAAGGAAGCTTCTGCTCGTGATCCAGCCGTCCAACACAAAGTAAATCATTCACTCAACTCCTCCTGTTTGACCTGCGTGTTGTtcactggtgtgtttgtttacgtGCATGTGTAAATGTAGATGATGCATTAAGTCGACCAGGTCTCAGGCAAAATCCCAGAACAgaactttaaatcaaaatttaaatatataGGCTCACCTTTGGGCCTCACAGctcatgtcatggattttctaGGAAAAATTCATGTTGAATACTTAAAACTTGCATGGGACTGTGATCATCCTGCAGCTGTACtccaaatacttttttaaagtcGTGGATTTTTAAAGTTCGACCCTCTGTGGTAAATTTAAGCATTTCAGTGATTCTctaaaatatgtatgtttgttCTCGGACTCAACAGACTTGAACAGTAATCATGTTTACAGTGATCAGATTAATATCAGGAAGTCATTTTGaagaatctgtcattttctaaaGTTAATATATCAACTAGTTTTTAAGTTCTATTTATCTTCTGTGTCATATAAATGTAGTTCTGTCACATGTAGAAGTTATTTTGTGCTGAATTGGTGcctcagattttgttttgttgcagcttCTGAGCTGAaaaacttttgactttttggtttgttttgactGTAGATTTTCCCAGGAAGGATTATTTTAATCTTCCTCGAAACTTAAGTGTGTGGAAGTTTTAATATTcattatatatgtatgaaaAATTCAAAGGTGTTTTATTACTCCTTCatcatttatgatttttttgaaaTTAGCCAATTTTAGGTTTTATGTCTCCAGTAGATATTTGTTCTGCGCTGGCTTCAGGGATTTTCTGTCCGTCTGAAACCTTCAGAGCCTGTTTTTCATCTGGTTCTGGAAATCCGGAAGTTAAAAAGACTTCTGCggtcattgttttgttgtgaacCCGCGTGATATTGGATAAATATTTGTGATCTCTCGTCAAGAAGCTACTAGCAGACAGAGAAGGTTAAGGACCAGCTGGTGAACGTCGCGCTGTAGCAGGAGGACGtttttctcaggagttggtggagaacaaaaaacagagttaaaagaaGAGTGAATATTAGAACTGCAGGCGTTTGGTGGCCAGAAACATGACTGAGTGACTCCTAACGTGGCATTTTGGTAGATTTACATCCCATTCACAAGGATTTTGTCTCCCGTCATTCAGTTGTTTCTCTGTGAACATCTGTCGAGTGTTTGTCCGAGCTGCAGCCGACTGAAACAAGCCGGACCAGATGATCATCACGTAAATATTTTAGACCAGCGAT is part of the Acanthopagrus latus isolate v.2019 chromosome 9, fAcaLat1.1, whole genome shotgun sequence genome and encodes:
- the LOC119026181 gene encoding solute carrier family 35 member F5-like; protein product: MEWVFIMNRMSSQGSSAAQRRRMALGVVILLLVDVIWVASSELTSYIFKRQEYNKPFFSTFTKTSMFVLYLLGFLLWRPWRQQCTGSLKRRHSAFFADAEAYFAPCTTDTTVNNCLSEPLYVPVKFQDVPAEHSNCLMGDCESSSKKQRVRFSNIMEVRQLPSTQALEAKLSRMSYPAAKDHEAMLRTVGKLTITDVAKISFFFCFVWFLANLSYQEALSDTQVAIVNILSSTSGLFTLILAAIFPSNSTDRFTLSKLLAVALSMGGVALVSFSSMDNPDGKGVIGSLWSLAGAVLYAVYIVMIKRRVDREDKLDIPMFFGFVGLFNLLLLWPGFLLLHYTGFEAFELPSQLVWTYILINGLIGTVLSEFLWLWGCFLTSSLIGTLALSLTIPLSIMADICMQKVRFSWLFFAGAVPVFLSFFIAALLCHYNNWDPVLVGLRRVYVFICRKQRIHRLPEDSEQCESLIPLHAVSPHEGSFCS